In the genome of Marivivens sp. LCG002, the window TGTCGGGCATCGCCGTTGGTGGCACAGACCTTGGCTTCTGGTTCGCCCAGCAAGGTTCGATCCTCGTCTTCCTCGTGCTCATTTTTGCTTATGCCTCGCGCATGAACAAACTTGATCGCGAGCACGGCGTAGATGAATAAGGGAGGCATCAATGG includes:
- a CDS encoding DUF4212 domain-containing protein: MSDNSNKNAYWAANMRIIKIFLVIWFICSFGFGILLRPLLSGIAVGGTDLGFWFAQQGSILVFLVLIFAYASRMNKLDREHGVDE